One genomic segment of Profundibacter amoris includes these proteins:
- a CDS encoding abortive infection family protein, producing MINKYYSDLIEQGIDIPESAFDRATALQNGLIAAATDGSFALENGGNLYKAFRKELIENVGTRNIAPDFLRTKRDLSQFWEHIKDKFPTYAERRKYLYEEFSPLLDYLENSNSSAHETTVGEVFSKFTPGHIPEIWDKALERTKNDPEGAITLARTLLESVCKYILDDTETPYKADANLPKLWADCSTLLNLSPSQHTEDVFKTILGSCQNIVGSLGSLRNKISDSHGQGKRPVKPQTRHAELAVNLAGSMAQFLVSTWENRK from the coding sequence GTGATAAACAAGTATTATAGCGATTTGATTGAGCAAGGAATTGATATCCCTGAAAGTGCGTTTGATAGAGCAACAGCTCTTCAAAATGGCTTAATTGCCGCGGCCACAGATGGGTCTTTTGCACTTGAGAATGGGGGTAATTTATACAAAGCATTTAGAAAAGAACTGATTGAAAACGTAGGCACACGGAATATTGCGCCTGACTTTTTGCGAACCAAAAGAGACCTTTCACAGTTTTGGGAGCACATCAAAGACAAGTTTCCAACCTATGCAGAACGTCGAAAATATTTGTATGAAGAGTTTTCGCCCCTCCTTGATTACCTGGAAAATTCAAACAGTTCCGCACATGAAACAACTGTTGGCGAAGTTTTTTCAAAATTCACACCGGGGCATATTCCCGAAATATGGGATAAAGCGCTTGAGCGAACAAAAAACGACCCCGAAGGTGCGATAACTCTTGCGAGAACTCTGTTGGAATCTGTTTGTAAATATATTCTCGATGATACCGAGACCCCATATAAAGCAGATGCAAATTTGCCAAAGCTTTGGGCTGATTGTTCGACCTTACTTAATTTATCTCCAAGCCAGCATACCGAAGATGTCTTTAAAACAATTTTGGGGAGCTGCCAAAATATAGTTGGATCACTTGGCTCACTAAGAAATAAAATATCAGACTCTCACGGACAAGGAAAGCGCCCTGTTAAACCACAAACCAGGCATGCTGAACTTGCGGTAAACCTTGCTGGTTCTATGGCGCAATTTTTGGTTTCAACATGGGAAAACAGAAAATAA
- a CDS encoding DUF2147 domain-containing protein, with translation MRNLGLISAFAIALAAPAFADPVEGIWKTAKDDNGNFGHIKVSMCGDRICGVLVKSFDSNGDPLESENIGKRIIWNMVPEGDGYYDSGKVWAPDRDKTYSSKMTMNGNKLTIKGCVFGICRNGGTWVRIK, from the coding sequence ATGAGAAATCTGGGACTAATATCTGCGTTTGCAATCGCACTGGCGGCCCCCGCATTTGCCGATCCGGTCGAAGGCATCTGGAAAACGGCAAAAGACGACAACGGCAATTTCGGCCACATCAAGGTTTCCATGTGTGGAGACAGGATATGCGGGGTTCTGGTCAAATCCTTTGACAGCAATGGCGACCCGCTGGAATCGGAAAATATCGGCAAGCGGATCATCTGGAACATGGTGCCCGAAGGCGACGGCTATTACGACAGCGGCAAGGTCTGGGCGCCGGACCGGGACAAGACCTATAGTTCCAAGATGACAATGAACGGCAACAAACTGACCATCAAGGGCTGTGTTTTCGGGATTTGCCGCAACGGCGGCACCTGGGTGCGGATTAAATAA
- a CDS encoding YqaA family protein gives MTSLTALFLLAFSAATLLPGGSEAALVAMASLSEHTTLTLLLVASAGNILGSVLNYGLGRLALHYQDRKWFPATPAALNKARGWFTRWGQWAVLLAWVPIIGDPITVAAGVMRMNFALFLLLVTISKTLRYMAVMGLVGAFF, from the coding sequence ATGACCTCTCTCACCGCCCTGTTCCTGCTGGCCTTTTCGGCCGCCACCCTGCTGCCCGGCGGCTCCGAAGCCGCGCTGGTGGCTATGGCCTCGCTGTCCGAACACACCACCCTGACGTTGCTACTGGTGGCCAGTGCGGGCAACATCCTTGGGTCGGTGCTGAACTATGGCTTGGGGCGCCTTGCCCTGCACTACCAAGACCGCAAATGGTTCCCCGCCACCCCAGCCGCGTTGAACAAGGCACGGGGCTGGTTCACCCGCTGGGGGCAATGGGCGGTGCTGCTGGCGTGGGTGCCGATCATAGGTGACCCTATCACCGTGGCAGCCGGTGTGATGCGGATGAACTTTGCGCTGTTTTTGTTGCTGGTCACAATCTCGAAAACCCTGCGCTATATGGCGGTGATGGGGCTGGTCGGGGCGTTTTTCTAG
- the rlmB gene encoding 23S rRNA (guanosine(2251)-2'-O)-methyltransferase RlmB has translation MKKPKWVIEKEQGRRASAAATVWLFGLHAVRDALRNPARTKLRLLVTKNAYDKLAEDIAASGIEPEMADPRKFSAPLDPQSVHQGAALEVKPLDWGDLEQVCMAADGQVPRVVLLDRVTDPHNVGAILRSAEVFGARAVIAPHRHSAPETGALAKTASGALERQPYLRIKNLADAMETLKSMGYLMLGLDGEAEQSVAQAVEGRRDRAIALVLGAEWPGLRQKTRETCDQLVKIDAAGEFGSLNVSNAAAVALYASRE, from the coding sequence ATGAAAAAACCCAAATGGGTGATTGAAAAGGAACAGGGGCGGCGCGCATCGGCGGCGGCAACTGTGTGGTTGTTCGGGCTGCATGCGGTGCGCGATGCGTTGCGCAATCCGGCGCGAACGAAATTGCGCCTGCTGGTGACCAAAAATGCTTATGACAAACTGGCCGAGGATATTGCCGCCAGCGGGATTGAGCCTGAAATGGCCGATCCGCGCAAATTTTCCGCCCCGCTGGACCCGCAATCGGTGCATCAGGGCGCCGCGCTTGAGGTCAAGCCGCTGGATTGGGGCGATCTGGAACAGGTCTGTATGGCCGCGGACGGGCAGGTGCCCCGCGTGGTGTTGCTGGACCGTGTGACGGATCCGCATAATGTGGGGGCGATCCTGCGCTCGGCCGAGGTGTTCGGCGCGCGGGCCGTGATTGCCCCGCACCGCCATTCCGCGCCTGAAACCGGTGCCTTGGCGAAAACCGCATCCGGCGCGCTGGAACGGCAGCCCTATTTACGGATCAAGAATCTGGCCGACGCGATGGAGACGTTGAAATCCATGGGCTATCTGATGCTGGGGCTGGACGGCGAGGCGGAACAATCCGTGGCCCAGGCCGTCGAGGGGCGTCGGGACCGCGCAATCGCGCTGGTGCTGGGGGCCGAGTGGCCGGGATTGCGCCAGAAAACCCGCGAAACCTGTGACCAACTGGTGAAAATTGACGCGGCGGGTGAGTTTGGCTCGCTGAATGTATCGAACGCGGCGGCTGTGGCGCTTTATGCCTCGCGTGAATAG
- a CDS encoding DUF302 domain-containing protein yields MFKFALAAAISLAATLANAEIIKVASPYSVAESLDRLTGVVEGAGAKVFARVEHAKGAKMINEELDPMALLIFGKPEVGTPAMQMNPLAGLVLPARVLAYQDADGKVWLAYENPADMLAPYDIPADAPIVMKLTKVLGALTGKAVAE; encoded by the coding sequence ATGTTTAAATTTGCCCTTGCTGCCGCCATTTCGCTGGCGGCCACCCTTGCCAATGCCGAAATCATCAAAGTTGCCAGCCCCTATTCGGTGGCTGAATCGCTGGACCGTTTGACGGGGGTAGTTGAGGGGGCGGGGGCCAAGGTGTTTGCCCGTGTGGAGCATGCCAAAGGCGCCAAAATGATCAACGAGGAACTGGATCCGATGGCCCTGCTGATCTTCGGCAAACCCGAGGTGGGCACGCCCGCCATGCAGATGAACCCGCTGGCCGGTCTGGTTTTGCCCGCCCGTGTGCTGGCCTATCAGGACGCTGATGGCAAGGTGTGGCTGGCCTATGAAAACCCCGCCGACATGCTGGCCCCATATGACATTCCGGCAGATGCGCCGATCGTGATGAAACTGACCAAGGTGCTGGGGGCGTTGACAGGCAAGGCTGTGGCTGAATAG
- a CDS encoding O-acetylhomoserine aminocarboxypropyltransferase/cysteine synthase family protein, whose product MTDTPTYGFDTLQIHAGARPDPATGARQTPIYQTTAYVFRDTDHAAALFNLQEVGYIYSRLTNPTVAVLQERIATLEGGAGAVCCSSGHAAQIMALFPLMGPGLNVVASTRAYGGTITQFSQTIKRFGWSAKFVDFDDESAVAAAIDENTRAIFCESIANPGGYVTDLDAIAKIADAAQLPLIVDNTTATPYLCQPFRHGAALVVHSTTKYLTGNGTVTGGAVVDSGTFDWSATDKFPSLSQPEPAYHGLKFHETFGPLAYTFHGIAIGLRDLGMTMNPQAAHYTLMGIETLSLRMERHVANAKKIANWLETDPRIDKVTYAGLPSSPYAKRAMRICPKGAGALFTVAVKGGYDACVKLVENLNIFSHVANLGDARSLILHPASTTHRQLNEEQQEAAGAGPSVVRISIGIEDADDLIADLDQALTVATA is encoded by the coding sequence ATGACAGACACCCCCACATACGGCTTTGACACCCTGCAAATCCACGCCGGCGCGCGGCCGGATCCGGCCACCGGCGCGCGGCAAACACCGATCTACCAGACCACCGCCTATGTGTTTCGCGATACCGATCACGCCGCCGCCTTGTTCAACCTGCAAGAGGTCGGCTATATCTATTCCCGCCTGACCAACCCCACGGTTGCGGTATTGCAGGAACGCATTGCCACGCTGGAAGGCGGCGCGGGGGCGGTGTGCTGCTCCTCCGGTCATGCAGCGCAAATCATGGCGCTGTTTCCCCTGATGGGGCCGGGTCTGAATGTGGTGGCCTCGACCCGGGCCTATGGTGGCACGATCACCCAGTTCAGCCAGACCATCAAACGCTTTGGCTGGTCCGCGAAATTCGTCGATTTCGATGATGAATCCGCCGTGGCCGCCGCGATCGACGAAAACACCCGCGCGATTTTCTGCGAAAGCATCGCCAATCCGGGTGGCTATGTCACCGATCTGGATGCCATCGCCAAAATCGCCGATGCCGCACAACTGCCGCTGATTGTCGATAACACCACTGCCACGCCCTATCTGTGCCAGCCGTTCCGGCATGGCGCGGCACTGGTAGTGCATTCCACCACCAAATACCTGACCGGCAACGGCACGGTGACGGGCGGTGCCGTGGTGGACAGCGGCACGTTCGACTGGTCGGCCACAGACAAATTTCCGTCCCTGTCACAACCCGAACCGGCCTATCACGGGCTGAAATTCCACGAAACCTTCGGCCCGCTGGCCTATACATTCCACGGCATTGCCATCGGCCTGCGCGATCTGGGGATGACGATGAACCCGCAGGCGGCGCATTACACATTGATGGGGATCGAAACCCTGTCGCTGCGCATGGAGCGCCACGTTGCCAACGCCAAAAAGATCGCAAACTGGCTGGAAACAGACCCGCGGATCGACAAGGTCACCTATGCCGGCCTGCCCTCCAGCCCCTATGCCAAACGCGCGATGCGTATCTGCCCCAAAGGCGCGGGCGCGCTGTTTACTGTGGCGGTCAAGGGCGGCTATGACGCCTGCGTAAAACTGGTGGAAAACCTGAATATTTTCAGCCATGTGGCCAACCTTGGTGATGCACGGTCCCTGATCCTGCATCCGGCCTCAACCACGCACCGGCAGTTGAACGAAGAACAGCAAGAGGCCGCAGGTGCCGGACCCAGCGTGGTGCGCATATCCATCGGCATCGAGGATGCAGATGACCTGATCGCCGATCTGGATCAGGCGCTGACGGTGGCAACAGCCTGA
- a CDS encoding DUF2147 domain-containing protein encodes MKISSVVVALATVVPTFAMADPIYGLWKTVTENNEYAYVEMAPCGADICGTITRTFSNGKEVKSDLLGKTVVWELKPADTGMYNGGRIWRRLNGKTYNLKMTLSGNSLEIQGCFLGVCQSGGTWKRVR; translated from the coding sequence ATGAAAATATCCAGTGTTGTCGTGGCTCTGGCGACTGTTGTTCCAACATTTGCCATGGCTGATCCTATCTATGGTCTTTGGAAAACAGTGACCGAGAACAATGAATACGCCTATGTCGAAATGGCCCCATGCGGGGCAGATATTTGCGGAACCATCACAAGAACCTTTTCGAACGGTAAAGAAGTCAAGTCCGATCTGTTGGGCAAGACGGTTGTCTGGGAATTAAAGCCGGCAGATACTGGCATGTATAACGGCGGACGCATCTGGCGGCGCTTGAACGGCAAGACCTATAATTTGAAAATGACGCTGTCGGGGAACAGTCTGGAGATACAGGGGTGCTTTCTGGGTGTTTGCCAGAGCGGAGGAACGTGGAAACGCGTCAGGTAG
- a CDS encoding DinB family protein, with amino-acid sequence MAKAHKTQPDFNIVIIGQNGRLQYEAVMFAASLRHSDPDFKGRLFVAEPQPGDKWSKDPRMSDDVRALLEHLGAEILPFESRHFGQDYPYGNKIEALAALPKGAPFVFFDSDTLITGPLSKVAFNFDRPAASMRREGTWPVLELYGPGYSETWKSLYDRFGLDFDSSLDTAQPNEYWERYLYFNAGWFYYRCPHEFGARFTEYALEIRDNTPDPLVCQELDPWLDQVALPLVIHSLGGGRPGPELDGLDGDISCHYRLLPLLYARESDRVVDVLETVTSPNKIKKVIKQYDPVKRMIFQRRGHKVRAMFDRENPPNMEKKIRNQIKRAGFWMR; translated from the coding sequence ATGGCCAAAGCGCACAAAACCCAGCCCGATTTCAATATCGTCATCATCGGCCAGAACGGGCGGCTGCAATACGAGGCCGTGATGTTCGCCGCCTCGCTGCGCCACTCGGACCCCGATTTCAAAGGCCGCCTGTTTGTCGCCGAACCGCAGCCCGGCGACAAATGGTCCAAAGACCCGCGTATGTCCGATGACGTGCGCGCGTTGCTTGAACATCTGGGGGCCGAAATTCTGCCATTTGAAAGCCGGCATTTCGGGCAGGACTACCCCTATGGCAACAAGATCGAGGCGCTGGCCGCCCTGCCCAAGGGCGCGCCGTTCGTGTTTTTCGACAGTGACACCCTGATCACCGGCCCGCTGTCCAAGGTTGCGTTCAATTTTGACCGCCCCGCCGCCTCGATGCGGCGCGAAGGGACGTGGCCGGTGCTGGAACTCTACGGGCCGGGTTATAGCGAAACGTGGAAATCGCTTTATGACCGCTTTGGGCTGGATTTTGACAGCTCGCTGGACACCGCCCAGCCGAATGAATACTGGGAACGCTACCTCTATTTCAACGCCGGCTGGTTCTATTACCGCTGCCCGCATGAATTCGGCGCCCGTTTCACCGAATACGCGCTGGAAATCCGTGATAATACGCCGGACCCGCTGGTCTGTCAGGAACTGGACCCGTGGCTGGACCAGGTGGCCCTGCCGCTGGTGATCCATTCCCTTGGCGGCGGGCGGCCCGGGCCGGAACTGGACGGACTGGATGGGGATATATCCTGCCACTACCGCCTGTTGCCGTTGCTATACGCGCGCGAAAGCGACCGTGTGGTGGATGTGCTGGAAACCGTCACCTCGCCCAACAAGATCAAAAAGGTGATCAAACAATATGATCCGGTCAAGCGGATGATATTCCAGCGGCGCGGGCACAAGGTGCGGGCGATGTTCGACCGCGAAAACCCGCCCAACATGGAAAAGAAAATCCGCAACCAGATCAAGCGTGCAGGGTTTTGGATGCGTTAG
- the hisB gene encoding imidazoleglycerol-phosphate dehydratase HisB translates to MRTAKITRKTAETDISVEINLDGTGQYSNETGVGFFDHMLDQLSRHSLVDMTVRAKGDLHIDDHHTVEDVGIALGQALVAAVGDKKGIRRYGECHLPMDDAQVRCALDLSARPFLVWNVDMPTAKIGTFDTELVREFFQALATHGGITLHIDMIHGFNSHHIAEAAFKAVARALRIALETDPRKADAVPSTKGML, encoded by the coding sequence ATGCGCACAGCCAAAATCACCCGCAAAACGGCGGAAACGGATATTTCGGTTGAAATCAATCTGGATGGCACTGGCCAATACAGCAATGAAACCGGTGTCGGGTTTTTTGACCACATGCTGGACCAGTTATCGCGCCACTCACTGGTGGATATGACCGTGCGTGCCAAAGGTGATCTGCACATTGATGACCACCACACGGTCGAGGATGTGGGCATCGCGCTGGGTCAGGCCCTGGTTGCTGCTGTGGGCGATAAAAAGGGGATCCGGCGCTATGGTGAATGCCACCTGCCGATGGATGATGCACAGGTGCGCTGTGCGCTGGACCTGTCCGCACGCCCGTTTCTGGTGTGGAATGTGGACATGCCCACCGCCAAAATCGGCACATTTGACACAGAACTGGTGCGCGAGTTTTTTCAGGCGTTGGCGACCCACGGCGGCATCACCCTGCATATTGATATGATCCACGGTTTCAACAGCCACCACATCGCCGAAGCGGCGTTCAAGGCGGTGGCCCGCGCCCTGCGCATCGCGCTGGAAACCGACCCGCGCAAGGCCGATGCTGTGCCCTCGACCAAAGGGATGCTCTAG
- the hisA gene encoding 1-(5-phosphoribosyl)-5-[(5-phosphoribosylamino)methylideneamino]imidazole-4-carboxamide isomerase: MILYPAIDLKDGNCVRLIRGDMEQSTVFSNSPDAQARAFQDAGCEWLHLVDLNGAFAGEPVNGAAVQAILAATDVPAQLGGGIRDMATIEMWLEKGIARVILGTVAVENPDLVRQAAKAFPGKVAVGIDARDGRVATKGWAEETDVMVTDLARSFEDAGVAAIIYTDINRDGAMQGPNVTATAALANAVDIPVIASGGVSSMADLVALRDCGAPLNGAISGRALYDGAIDLDAALALLRD; this comes from the coding sequence ATGATCCTTTACCCCGCGATTGACCTGAAAGACGGAAACTGTGTGCGCCTGATCCGGGGTGACATGGAACAATCCACCGTGTTCAGCAACAGCCCCGATGCGCAGGCGCGCGCCTTTCAGGATGCCGGCTGCGAATGGCTGCATCTGGTGGATCTGAACGGCGCTTTTGCCGGTGAACCCGTGAACGGCGCAGCGGTTCAGGCCATCCTTGCCGCCACCGATGTGCCCGCCCAGCTGGGCGGCGGCATCCGCGATATGGCGACGATTGAAATGTGGCTGGAAAAGGGGATCGCGCGGGTGATTCTGGGCACTGTGGCGGTGGAAAACCCCGATCTGGTGCGCCAGGCCGCCAAGGCGTTTCCCGGCAAGGTGGCCGTGGGCATCGACGCCCGCGACGGGCGCGTGGCGACCAAGGGCTGGGCCGAGGAAACCGACGTGATGGTCACCGATCTGGCGCGCTCGTTCGAGGACGCAGGCGTGGCCGCGATCATCTACACCGACATCAACCGCGACGGCGCGATGCAGGGGCCGAACGTGACCGCCACCGCGGCGCTGGCAAATGCAGTGGATATTCCGGTGATTGCCTCGGGCGGGGTCAGCTCGATGGCCGATCTTGTAGCCCTGCGCGATTGTGGCGCGCCGCTGAACGGGGCTATTTCAGGCCGCGCGCTCTATGACGGAGCGATTGATCTGGATGCGGCGCTGGCGCTACTGCGAGACTGA
- the hisF gene encoding imidazole glycerol phosphate synthase subunit HisF — protein MLKTRIIPCLDVADGRVVKGVNFVDLIDAGDPVNAARAYDAAGADELCFLDIKATHENRGTMFDLATRTAEQCFMPLTIGGGVRNSDDVRNLLLAGADKVSFNSAAVANPDVIADAANHFGSQCIVVAIDAKTVRPGKWEIFTHGGRKATGIDAVEFAKLVVSNGAGEILLTSMDRDGTKQGFNLPLTRAISDAVPVPVIASGGVGTLDHLVEGVTEGGASAVLAASIFHFGTYTIAEAKQHMANAGIPMRLT, from the coding sequence ATGTTGAAAACCCGTATCATACCCTGCCTTGACGTCGCCGATGGCCGCGTTGTCAAAGGCGTGAATTTCGTTGACCTGATCGACGCCGGTGATCCGGTGAACGCCGCGCGGGCCTATGACGCCGCAGGTGCTGACGAGCTGTGCTTTCTGGACATCAAGGCCACCCATGAAAACCGCGGCACTATGTTTGATCTGGCCACCCGCACGGCCGAGCAATGCTTCATGCCGCTGACCATCGGTGGCGGCGTGCGCAACTCGGATGATGTGCGCAACCTGTTGTTGGCGGGCGCCGACAAAGTGTCGTTCAATTCCGCCGCCGTGGCCAACCCCGATGTGATTGCCGATGCGGCCAACCATTTCGGCAGCCAGTGCATCGTGGTGGCGATCGACGCCAAAACGGTACGCCCCGGCAAATGGGAAATCTTTACCCACGGCGGGCGCAAAGCCACGGGGATTGACGCGGTGGAATTCGCCAAATTGGTGGTCTCCAATGGCGCCGGAGAAATCCTGCTGACCTCGATGGATCGCGACGGCACCAAACAGGGCTTTAACCTGCCCCTGACCCGTGCCATTTCGGACGCGGTGCCGGTGCCGGTGATTGCCTCGGGCGGGGTCGGCACGCTGGACCATCTGGTCGAGGGGGTGACCGAAGGTGGGGCATCCGCCGTGCTGGCCGCCAGCATCTTCCACTTTGGCACCTACACCATTGCCGAGGCCAAACAACACATGGCCAACGCAGGCATCCCGATGAGGCTGACATGA
- the hisH gene encoding imidazole glycerol phosphate synthase subunit HisH has protein sequence MLTVLIDYESGNLHSAEKAFQRMAGEVNAGEVIVTSNPDDVLRADRIVLPGDGAFPACKKALFDHSGLFEATREMVIDKGRPFLGICVGMQMMATWGREYENTEGFDWIGGEIVKITPSDPALKVPHMGWNDLVIDNPHPVLDGVSTGDHAYFVHSYKYVVDDPTQRLAHVDYGGDITAIIGRDNMLGMQFHPEKSQSAGLRLISNFLTWKPT, from the coding sequence GTGCTGACGGTTCTGATTGACTATGAAAGTGGCAATCTGCATTCCGCCGAAAAGGCGTTTCAACGGATGGCAGGTGAGGTGAATGCGGGCGAGGTGATTGTCACCTCGAACCCTGACGACGTGCTGCGCGCCGACCGTATCGTTCTGCCCGGTGACGGCGCCTTTCCGGCCTGCAAAAAGGCCCTGTTCGACCATTCCGGCCTGTTCGAGGCCACCCGCGAAATGGTGATCGACAAGGGCCGCCCGTTTCTGGGCATTTGCGTCGGTATGCAGATGATGGCCACATGGGGGCGCGAATACGAGAACACCGAAGGGTTTGACTGGATTGGCGGCGAGATTGTGAAGATTACGCCATCAGACCCCGCCCTGAAGGTGCCGCATATGGGCTGGAACGATCTGGTGATCGACAATCCGCACCCCGTGCTGGACGGTGTCTCTACCGGTGACCACGCCTATTTCGTGCACAGCTACAAATACGTGGTGGATGATCCGACACAACGGCTGGCACATGTGGATTACGGCGGCGATATCACCGCCATCATCGGGCGCGACAATATGCTGGGGATGCAGTTCCACCCCGAGAAAAGCCAGAGCGCGGGGCTGCGGTTGATCTCGAATTTTCTGACGTGGAAGCCTACCTGA
- a CDS encoding sulfotransferase family 2 domain-containing protein, translating to MDKALRRSILQRKIYFASKSLYNLTGILPAPWTTPHSVDGKPVYFIHIPKSAGSSLKTLLGCKLGKTTHAMPRLVMRKRQWHNSFVITAVRQPFERFVSSYSFVVKQKNGRVLHRMYGVMLDTLDPFEYLEFIQQFPEKLGFQTQWTHYPSRRKPTADLILRVEESDHWRDQLLAAGITDLPQTVERRNASRQAGEGPEDVLGLEGPDLAALERRVKEVFAVDYEAFGY from the coding sequence ATGGACAAAGCATTAAGGCGATCTATTCTTCAGCGGAAGATTTATTTTGCTTCAAAGTCCCTGTATAATCTGACAGGGATATTACCCGCGCCCTGGACCACGCCGCATAGTGTCGACGGCAAGCCGGTCTATTTTATTCATATCCCGAAATCGGCAGGCAGCAGTCTGAAAACACTATTGGGCTGCAAGCTAGGCAAAACCACCCATGCGATGCCCCGTCTGGTGATGCGAAAACGCCAGTGGCACAACAGCTTTGTCATTACGGCCGTGCGCCAGCCGTTCGAGCGGTTTGTGTCCAGCTACTCATTCGTTGTGAAGCAAAAGAACGGTCGGGTGTTGCATAGGATGTATGGCGTAATGCTCGATACGCTGGACCCGTTCGAGTATCTGGAATTCATCCAGCAATTCCCCGAGAAGCTGGGCTTTCAAACGCAATGGACGCACTACCCGTCGCGCCGAAAACCAACAGCCGATTTGATTCTGCGGGTCGAGGAAAGCGATCACTGGCGGGACCAGTTGCTGGCGGCGGGGATCACGGATTTGCCGCAGACGGTCGAGCGGCGCAATGCCAGCCGGCAGGCGGGTGAGGGGCCGGAGGATGTTCTGGGGCTGGAGGGGCCGGATCTGGCCGCGCTGGAGCGTCGCGTGAAAGAGGTGTTTGCGGTGGATTACGAGGCATTCGGGTATTGA
- a CDS encoding CoA-binding protein codes for MTYTDEYLKKILQDTKVIACVGVSMNPVRPSYFVARYLSMKGFTVIPVNPGHAGKMLFGQEIVPDLASIDRHVDMVDIFRRSEFVTPIVEAALEAFPDLKAVWMQIGVENEEAAKLAEDRGVQVVMNRCPKIEYQRLFGELRMGGFNTGVISSKL; via the coding sequence ATGACCTATACCGATGAATACCTGAAAAAGATCCTGCAAGACACCAAGGTGATTGCCTGTGTCGGCGTGTCCATGAACCCCGTGCGCCCCAGCTATTTTGTGGCGCGTTATTTGTCGATGAAGGGCTTTACGGTGATCCCCGTGAACCCCGGCCATGCGGGTAAAATGCTGTTCGGGCAGGAAATTGTGCCCGATCTGGCCTCGATTGACCGGCATGTGGATATGGTTGATATTTTCCGCCGCTCGGAATTCGTGACGCCAATTGTCGAGGCCGCTTTAGAGGCTTTCCCCGACCTGAAAGCCGTCTGGATGCAGATCGGGGTCGAGAACGAAGAGGCCGCCAAACTGGCCGAAGATCGTGGTGTGCAGGTGGTGATGAACCGCTGTCCCAAGATTGAATATCAGCGGTTGTTTGGTGAATTGCGGATGGGCGGCTTCAATACGGGTGTGATCAGCTCGAAATTATAA
- a CDS encoding Lrp/AsnC ligand binding domain-containing protein: MTTCVFVQLRCRPGKTYKVAQEIIAREIHSELYSTSGDFDLMLKLYTPKDQDIGKFISDNLLDIKGIKRSLTTLTFKAF; the protein is encoded by the coding sequence ATGACAACCTGTGTATTTGTTCAGCTACGCTGCCGCCCGGGCAAGACCTATAAGGTGGCACAGGAAATCATTGCCCGCGAAATCCATTCCGAACTGTATTCGACCAGCGGCGATTTCGATTTGATGTTAAAGCTGTATACCCCCAAAGATCAGGACATCGGCAAATTCATTTCCGACAATCTGCTGGATATCAAAGGGATCAAACGGTCGCTGACAACGCTGACCTTCAAGGCATTTTGA
- a CDS encoding phosphoribosyl-ATP diphosphatase has product MNALEQLAATIEARKGADPDTSWTAKLLAKGPEKCAEKFGEEAVEAIIEAVKGDRAALTSEAADVLYHLLVMLASRDVALADVLAELERREGMSGIEEKAGR; this is encoded by the coding sequence ATGAACGCACTTGAACAACTGGCCGCGACGATTGAAGCCCGCAAAGGGGCTGATCCCGACACATCATGGACGGCAAAATTGCTGGCCAAAGGGCCGGAGAAATGCGCCGAGAAGTTCGGCGAAGAGGCGGTGGAAGCGATCATTGAGGCCGTCAAAGGCGACCGTGCGGCGCTGACCTCTGAGGCCGCCGATGTGCTCTATCACCTGCTGGTGATGCTTGCGTCCCGCGACGTGGCGCTGGCAGATGTTCTGGCCGAGCTGGAGCGGCGCGAAGGCATGTCGGGGATCGAGGAGAAGGCGGGGCGGTAA